A genomic segment from Microbacterium sp. SORGH_AS_0428 encodes:
- the glmM gene encoding phosphoglucosamine mutase, with product MALFGTDGVRGLANGPLTADLALSLAQATAVVLGQGRSAEARRAAGKRPTAVVARDPRISGEFLAAAVAAGLASSGVDVLDAGVLPTPAAAFLIGDIDADFGVMVSASHNPAPDNGIKIFARGGVKLPDAVEQRIEFALAGPKLQPTGAAVGRIRRFADAEDRYVVHLLQSLPHRLDGLHVVLDCAHGAAAGVSPETFRDAGARVTVIGADPDGLNINDGVGSTHLDHLAAEVLRVGADLGIAHDGDADRCLAVDAAGRVIDGDQIMAILAVSMRDRGVLRDDTLVATVMSNLGLHRAMAANGIRVLQTAVGDRYVLEEMNSGGYALGGEQSGHVIMSDFATTGDGLLTGLHLMSEMARQGRSLAELASVMTVFPQVLINVKDVDRTRVADSGVAEAVAAAEAELGSSGRVLLRASGTEQLVRVMVEAEDADQAQQIAERLAGVVRERLAL from the coding sequence ATGGCGTTGTTCGGTACGGACGGCGTGCGGGGGCTGGCGAACGGCCCCCTCACTGCCGATCTGGCGCTTTCCCTGGCCCAGGCGACCGCTGTCGTCCTGGGCCAGGGCCGTTCTGCGGAAGCCCGACGTGCGGCCGGGAAGCGGCCCACAGCGGTCGTCGCCCGCGACCCGCGGATCTCGGGAGAGTTCCTCGCCGCGGCCGTGGCTGCAGGCCTCGCCTCCTCGGGAGTCGACGTCCTGGACGCCGGTGTGCTCCCCACGCCGGCGGCCGCGTTCCTCATCGGCGACATCGACGCCGACTTCGGCGTGATGGTCTCGGCGTCGCACAACCCCGCTCCCGACAACGGGATCAAGATCTTCGCGCGCGGCGGCGTGAAGCTGCCCGATGCCGTCGAGCAGCGCATCGAGTTCGCGCTCGCGGGTCCCAAGCTCCAGCCCACGGGTGCCGCGGTGGGCCGCATCCGTCGCTTCGCCGACGCCGAGGACCGCTACGTCGTCCACCTGCTGCAGTCGCTGCCGCACCGTTTGGACGGGCTGCACGTGGTTCTCGACTGCGCCCACGGTGCGGCCGCCGGCGTCTCTCCCGAGACGTTCCGCGATGCCGGCGCACGCGTCACCGTGATCGGCGCCGATCCCGACGGGCTCAACATCAACGACGGCGTCGGCTCGACGCACCTCGATCATCTGGCGGCAGAGGTTCTGCGGGTGGGTGCCGACCTCGGCATCGCGCACGACGGCGACGCCGACCGTTGCCTCGCCGTGGATGCGGCGGGTCGCGTGATCGACGGTGATCAGATCATGGCGATCCTGGCCGTGTCGATGCGTGATCGCGGCGTCCTGCGCGACGACACCCTCGTCGCCACCGTGATGAGCAACCTCGGACTCCACCGTGCGATGGCCGCCAACGGCATCCGCGTGCTGCAGACGGCCGTGGGAGACCGTTACGTGCTGGAGGAGATGAACTCCGGCGGATACGCGTTGGGCGGTGAGCAGTCGGGCCACGTGATCATGAGCGATTTCGCGACGACCGGCGACGGCCTGCTGACCGGCCTCCACCTGATGTCCGAGATGGCGCGCCAGGGACGCTCGCTGGCCGAGCTCGCCTCGGTCATGACCGTCTTCCCGCAGGTGCTCATCAACGTCAAGGACGTCGACCGCACACGCGTCGCCGATTCCGGCGTCGCCGAGGCCGTCGCCGCGGCGGAGGCCGAGCTCGGATCGAGTGGACGCGTGCTCCTGCGCGCGTCGGGCACCGAGCAGCTCGTGCGCGTCATGGTCGAGGCGGAGGACGCCGACCAGGCCCAGCAGATCGCGGAGCGGCTGGCAGGCGTCGTGCGCGAGCGTCTCGCACTCTGA
- the rpsI gene encoding 30S ribosomal protein S9 gives MANIEETTNYSTETPADLEAAAVERPVLSVPGAAVGRRKQAIARVRIVPGTGKITINGRTFEDYFPNKLHQQLVTDPFTILNLTDAYDVIARIHGGGPSGQAGALRLGIARSLNGIDEENNRPTLKKAGFLSRDARVKERKKAGLKKARKAPQYSKR, from the coding sequence GTGGCGAACATCGAAGAAACCACCAACTACTCGACCGAGACCCCGGCCGACCTCGAGGCTGCGGCTGTGGAGCGTCCCGTGCTCTCCGTCCCCGGCGCCGCCGTCGGTCGTCGCAAGCAGGCCATCGCCCGCGTGCGCATCGTGCCCGGCACCGGCAAGATCACGATCAACGGCCGCACGTTCGAGGACTACTTCCCGAACAAGCTGCACCAGCAGCTCGTGACCGACCCCTTCACGATCCTCAACCTCACCGACGCGTACGACGTGATCGCCCGCATCCACGGTGGTGGCCCCTCGGGTCAGGCCGGTGCGCTGCGTCTGGGCATCGCCCGCTCGCTCAACGGCATCGACGAGGAGAACAACCGCCCGACCCTCAAGAAGGCCGGCTTCCTCTCGCGCGACGCTCGTGTGAAGGAGCGCAAGAAGGCTGGTCTCAAGAAGGCCCGCAAGGCTCCTCAGTACTCGAAGCGCTGA
- the rplM gene encoding 50S ribosomal protein L13, producing the protein MTRTFTPKAGEIQREWLVIDATDVVLGRLASHAATLLRGKHKPTFANHVDTGDFVIVINADKVALTGQKLEQKKAYRHSGYPGGLKSVTYSELLEKNPVRAVEKAVRGMLPKNSLGRQQLSKLKVYRGAEHPHAAQQPTAYAFDQVAQ; encoded by the coding sequence GTGACGCGCACTTTCACCCCCAAGGCTGGCGAGATCCAGCGCGAGTGGCTGGTCATCGACGCGACCGACGTCGTCCTCGGACGCCTCGCCTCGCACGCGGCCACCCTTCTCCGCGGCAAGCACAAGCCCACCTTCGCCAACCACGTCGACACCGGTGACTTCGTCATCGTCATCAACGCCGACAAGGTGGCCCTCACCGGGCAGAAGCTCGAGCAGAAGAAGGCCTACCGCCACTCCGGTTACCCGGGCGGCCTCAAGTCCGTCACCTACTCGGAGCTGCTCGAGAAGAACCCCGTCCGCGCCGTGGAGAAGGCCGTTCGCGGCATGCTCCCCAAGAACAGCCTGGGTCGCCAGCAGCTCTCGAAGCTGAAGGTCTACCGCGGTGCGGAGCACCCGCACGCCGCGCAGCAGCCCACGGCTTACGCCTTCGACCAGGTCGCCCAGTAA
- a CDS encoding winged helix-turn-helix domain-containing protein: MDEPRPDSTIRLDSRAVRALAHPLRSRILSRLRTHGPATATELASALGTNTGATSYHLRALADVGLVTDTGEGEGRRREWRAASERHSWVDSDFAGDEDARTALAWLSRDYVRQFAVGAERWLDAAEHWPAEWVDVLGLSDGLMTVTPEQTAAFSAELAELMARYRDAGAADPRARRIHVSSFATPLDLDDA; the protein is encoded by the coding sequence ATGGACGAGCCCCGCCCCGACAGCACCATCCGCCTCGACAGCCGCGCTGTGCGCGCACTCGCCCACCCGTTGCGCTCGCGCATCCTGAGCCGCCTGCGCACCCACGGACCCGCCACCGCGACCGAGCTCGCGAGCGCGCTCGGCACCAATACGGGAGCGACGAGCTACCACCTGCGCGCCCTCGCAGATGTGGGACTGGTGACCGACACGGGAGAGGGCGAGGGACGCCGCCGCGAGTGGCGCGCGGCGAGCGAGCGCCACTCCTGGGTCGACTCCGACTTCGCCGGCGACGAGGACGCCCGGACCGCGCTGGCATGGCTGAGCCGTGACTACGTGCGTCAGTTCGCGGTGGGAGCCGAGCGCTGGCTGGATGCGGCCGAGCACTGGCCCGCGGAGTGGGTCGACGTGCTGGGGCTGTCCGACGGCTTGATGACCGTGACGCCCGAGCAGACCGCCGCCTTCTCCGCTGAGCTGGCGGAGCTCATGGCGCGCTATCGCGATGCGGGCGCGGCCGATCCGCGGGCTCGCCGCATCCACGTCAGCTCGTTCGCCACGCCCCTCGACCTGGACGACGCATGA
- a CDS encoding MFS transporter, with amino-acid sequence MIDAAGAQRRLLWLTALRWLPVGVTFGLTALLPLERGLSLVEVGAILSLQGIVALVLELPTGGLADTLGRRPVLLIAALIGLASTVLFVLAQDVAGFAVAMLLQGVFRTLDSGPLEAWYVDAAHTADPAAPVEQGLARAATVLGVSIAAGALGGGLLVAWGPLPGTSALVLPFLVSLALSAVSVVVTAVLVVEPPRRRRRMREAAAGSSGLRGALRLIRRSPILRALLAVEVFWAVAMVAFETLTPVRLAELAGGEDAAGALFGPASAAAWGLFALGSLLAGRAARRWGVAVTAALARILNGAFVVVMGVVAGPVGLLAAYGASYLSHGAASPMHNTLLHRQADASTRASVLSANAMVSGGVYSAGLLALTVLAEHTGTGIAFAAAGAFSVFGALCYLPAWRAERAADRP; translated from the coding sequence ATGATCGACGCCGCCGGCGCCCAGCGCCGGTTGCTGTGGCTGACGGCGCTGCGCTGGCTGCCGGTCGGAGTCACCTTCGGACTCACCGCGCTGCTTCCGCTGGAGCGCGGTCTCAGCCTCGTCGAGGTCGGCGCGATCCTGTCGCTGCAAGGGATCGTCGCTCTCGTGCTCGAGCTGCCGACCGGTGGGCTCGCCGACACGCTGGGGCGCCGACCGGTTCTGCTGATCGCGGCTCTGATCGGCCTGGCGTCCACCGTGCTGTTCGTGCTCGCGCAGGATGTGGCGGGCTTCGCCGTCGCGATGCTCCTGCAGGGGGTGTTCCGCACGCTCGACTCCGGCCCGCTCGAGGCCTGGTACGTCGACGCGGCGCACACCGCAGACCCCGCCGCCCCCGTGGAGCAGGGCCTCGCCCGCGCCGCCACGGTGCTCGGTGTCTCGATCGCGGCGGGGGCGCTCGGCGGCGGACTGCTCGTGGCGTGGGGACCGCTTCCCGGCACGTCGGCGCTCGTCCTGCCGTTCCTGGTGAGCCTCGCACTGTCCGCCGTGAGCGTCGTCGTGACGGCGGTCCTCGTGGTCGAGCCGCCGCGCCGGCGCCGACGGATGCGCGAGGCGGCCGCCGGGTCGTCGGGACTGCGCGGGGCGCTGCGCCTGATCCGCCGCTCTCCGATCCTGCGGGCGCTGCTGGCGGTGGAGGTCTTCTGGGCCGTCGCCATGGTCGCGTTCGAGACCCTCACCCCGGTGCGACTGGCGGAACTCGCCGGCGGCGAGGATGCGGCGGGCGCCCTGTTCGGGCCCGCATCCGCCGCCGCCTGGGGGCTCTTCGCGCTCGGCTCGCTTCTGGCGGGGCGCGCAGCCAGACGGTGGGGCGTGGCGGTCACCGCGGCACTGGCCCGCATCCTGAACGGGGCGTTCGTGGTCGTCATGGGCGTCGTCGCGGGGCCCGTGGGCCTGCTCGCCGCGTACGGCGCCTCGTACCTGTCGCACGGAGCCGCGAGCCCCATGCACAACACGCTGCTGCACCGCCAGGCGGACGCGAGCACGCGCGCGAGCGTCCTCTCCGCCAACGCGATGGTCTCCGGCGGCGTCTACAGCGCGGGCCTGCTCGCCTTGACCGTCCTGGCCGAACACACCGGTACCGGCATCGCCTTCGCCGCCGCGGGCGCCTTCAGCGTGTTCGGTGCGCTGTGCTACCTCCCCGCCTGGCGCGCCGAACGCGCTGCCGACCGGCCGTGA
- a CDS encoding MFS transporter produces MPDAVAPVRALRSVPFLAAVNLAALGALTAPAVVGLPVRVAALVPTADRAGTLAVIIAAGALAAIVANPLVGFLSDRTRAGWGRRRPWMLAGALTGPLAAWWLLSANDLFTLVLAWVGMQVCYNAVLATAAAQLADTVEERWRAGASGIFAAAAFLGTLPPLVIAATLPTQLVLASAIMPAAAVVAVVLCVLFVPDSAAVAAPERSPSPQASRFALAPGFALVWVQRLLLQSAFSLTTAFTLYFVMDRMLRDQASATSITSLSTVLGGGAIVVAAVTMGLLAGRRGDYRPFLAAAIVGLIAASLLRAFAAEPVQLWTSALVGGLAMGTFFAVDFALALRTIPAERTGAYLGILNATETIPQVVGPLAAAALLAAGSDPLGGRGGNYVALYVTAAVVALLALVLLRFVASYARRPVSAPAPEDPALRAHEGHRRAS; encoded by the coding sequence ATGCCCGACGCCGTCGCCCCCGTCCGCGCGTTGCGCAGCGTCCCCTTCCTCGCCGCCGTCAACCTCGCCGCTCTCGGAGCGTTGACCGCGCCCGCTGTCGTGGGGCTCCCGGTGCGGGTGGCGGCCCTCGTCCCCACCGCCGACCGCGCGGGCACACTCGCGGTGATCATCGCCGCCGGCGCCCTCGCCGCGATCGTGGCCAACCCGCTCGTCGGGTTCCTCTCGGACCGCACGCGCGCCGGGTGGGGCCGGCGCCGCCCGTGGATGCTGGCGGGTGCGCTCACCGGACCGCTGGCGGCCTGGTGGCTCCTGAGCGCGAACGACCTGTTCACCCTGGTGCTCGCGTGGGTCGGTATGCAGGTCTGCTACAACGCGGTGCTGGCCACCGCGGCCGCCCAGCTCGCCGACACGGTCGAGGAGAGATGGCGCGCGGGGGCCTCAGGGATCTTCGCGGCGGCCGCCTTCCTCGGCACCCTCCCGCCGCTCGTGATCGCGGCGACCCTCCCGACCCAGCTGGTGCTCGCCTCGGCGATCATGCCCGCCGCGGCGGTGGTCGCGGTCGTCCTGTGTGTCCTGTTCGTCCCGGACTCCGCCGCCGTGGCCGCCCCGGAGCGGTCGCCCTCCCCGCAGGCTTCTCGCTTCGCCCTCGCCCCCGGCTTCGCCCTCGTGTGGGTTCAGCGGCTCCTGCTGCAATCGGCGTTCTCATTGACCACCGCCTTCACCCTGTACTTCGTGATGGATCGCATGCTGCGCGATCAGGCCTCCGCCACGAGCATCACCTCACTGTCCACCGTGCTCGGCGGCGGCGCCATCGTCGTCGCCGCCGTCACGATGGGGCTGCTCGCGGGTCGCCGCGGCGACTACCGGCCGTTCCTGGCGGCCGCCATCGTCGGCCTCATCGCGGCCTCCCTCCTGCGCGCGTTCGCTGCGGAGCCCGTCCAGCTGTGGACCAGTGCGCTCGTGGGCGGGCTCGCCATGGGCACCTTCTTCGCCGTCGACTTCGCCCTCGCCCTGCGCACGATCCCGGCCGAACGCACGGGCGCCTACCTCGGGATCCTCAACGCGACCGAGACCATTCCCCAGGTCGTCGGCCCCTTGGCCGCCGCGGCGCTTCTCGCCGCGGGGAGCGACCCGCTCGGCGGGCGCGGCGGCAACTACGTCGCGCTGTACGTCACAGCCGCCGTGGTGGCGCTGCTCGCACTGGTGCTGCTGCGCTTCGTCGCGTCCTACGCCCGCCGCCCTGTCAGCGCTCCTGCCCCCGAAGATCCAGCGCTGCGAGCGCACGAAGGGCATCGGCGCGCGAGCTGA
- a CDS encoding LuxR C-terminal-related transcriptional regulator — MSLSAVPRSGVGVLARPRLVVALDDAAPLVVLHAPMGYGKTVAMAQWARSTGHRGVWMRVRDGGGEPRPFVQQLAAQLADAGLLEDGNPLRTAAETLAVDDDPWGLLARGLRRRPGPLAIALDDGDRLSEATVRGLIDLLADVPGLLLRVAVRRVSLFTEPSLAVMADAVIVGRAELALTASEALELTGDAATADEIVAAAGVPALARMLALGEVGASEKNVEQAARSLLRLRGGNWDDAFVGFLETVAVADALDVRLAEAISGRSDALRLLETAEAEGLGSWETPGPRDSSAVFVFSPFLRLAAEESLRRERSRPEVREIIRRVARWELERGLAFSALRRAAEIDDAPLADEVLRRHWNELLSYRARLTELFAHVPLLSLRTRPLVAMVLAIVANASGTQRLRALEYFGLAIYGARMQRATAPPADRVLLRAIETTSYRVSGRSGALAAARDGYRALQEMDAAERDRLGRNEPTVYNQIGTSLFYGGLTAEALDCFRRSTAVSDAKGLFAGLQGLALTAGTLAVTGEVDESREVIDEALSRAWPERWIDGYPGSFLQLARGFSALEDGDPDAADAAIRLLDPHRATIEHWPLLTHLDVLVALARGRTPAAHAVLSNALRTQQARHATSELTLSRLRHTRALVLLAAGDAAGAERVVAKDKDPVRRGVSLGRIALAAGDVEGAVRLLQASAGMAASARIETEHLALTVGALALGAADQDGARRTLGRLVAVLDQRGLLVPLAMVPANALDAMAEIAVDPRARELIARARRICMVPATRRRVQLTPREIAVADELTRSETVAEIAAALVVSPNTVKSQLRSLYRKLGVSSRADALRALAALDLRGQER, encoded by the coding sequence ATGAGCCTGTCCGCTGTGCCGCGCTCCGGCGTCGGCGTCCTTGCGCGGCCCCGGCTGGTGGTCGCGCTCGACGACGCGGCGCCGCTGGTCGTCCTGCACGCCCCGATGGGATACGGCAAGACGGTCGCGATGGCGCAGTGGGCGCGAAGCACAGGGCATCGCGGTGTCTGGATGCGGGTGCGCGACGGCGGGGGTGAACCGCGTCCCTTCGTCCAGCAGCTCGCCGCGCAGCTCGCCGATGCGGGACTGCTCGAGGACGGTAACCCGCTGCGCACGGCCGCGGAGACGCTCGCCGTCGACGACGACCCGTGGGGTCTGCTCGCCCGCGGGCTCCGGCGCCGGCCCGGCCCGCTCGCGATCGCCCTCGATGACGGCGATCGGCTCTCAGAGGCCACCGTGCGAGGGCTCATCGACCTCCTCGCGGACGTCCCCGGGCTCCTCCTGCGGGTCGCTGTCCGCCGCGTCTCCCTCTTCACCGAGCCGAGCCTCGCGGTCATGGCCGACGCGGTCATCGTGGGCAGAGCAGAACTGGCCCTCACCGCCTCGGAGGCGCTCGAGCTCACCGGCGACGCTGCGACCGCCGACGAGATCGTCGCCGCCGCCGGCGTGCCGGCCCTCGCCCGCATGCTCGCGCTCGGCGAGGTCGGTGCTTCCGAGAAGAACGTCGAACAGGCCGCCCGGTCGCTGCTGCGATTGCGCGGCGGGAACTGGGACGACGCGTTCGTGGGCTTCCTCGAGACGGTGGCCGTCGCCGACGCGCTCGACGTCCGTCTGGCCGAGGCGATCTCCGGCCGATCCGACGCGCTGCGACTCCTCGAGACGGCGGAGGCGGAGGGGCTCGGTTCCTGGGAGACGCCCGGCCCGCGCGACTCCTCCGCCGTGTTCGTCTTCTCGCCGTTCCTGCGTCTGGCCGCGGAGGAGAGTCTGCGCCGCGAGCGTTCGCGACCCGAGGTGCGCGAGATCATCCGACGGGTCGCACGCTGGGAACTCGAGCGAGGTCTGGCGTTCTCGGCATTGCGGCGCGCGGCCGAGATCGACGATGCGCCGCTGGCCGACGAGGTCCTGCGTCGCCACTGGAACGAACTTCTCTCGTATCGCGCGCGTCTGACCGAGCTGTTCGCCCACGTGCCGCTGTTGTCGCTGCGCACACGGCCGCTGGTGGCGATGGTGCTGGCGATCGTCGCGAATGCGAGCGGCACCCAGCGCCTGCGTGCGCTCGAGTACTTCGGCCTGGCCATCTACGGCGCCAGGATGCAGCGGGCCACCGCGCCGCCCGCCGATCGCGTCCTGCTGCGCGCGATCGAGACCACCTCCTACCGTGTCTCGGGGCGTTCCGGAGCGCTCGCCGCCGCCCGCGACGGCTACCGTGCGCTGCAGGAGATGGATGCCGCGGAGCGGGACCGGCTGGGACGCAACGAGCCCACCGTGTACAACCAGATCGGCACGTCGCTCTTCTACGGCGGCCTCACCGCGGAGGCGCTCGACTGCTTCCGCCGCTCGACGGCCGTCAGCGACGCGAAGGGTCTGTTCGCGGGGCTCCAGGGACTGGCATTGACCGCCGGGACGCTCGCTGTGACGGGCGAGGTCGACGAGTCGCGTGAGGTGATCGATGAAGCGCTCTCGCGCGCATGGCCCGAGCGCTGGATCGACGGCTATCCGGGAAGCTTCCTCCAACTGGCGCGCGGCTTCTCGGCCCTCGAAGACGGTGACCCGGATGCGGCGGACGCCGCCATCCGCCTCCTCGATCCGCACCGCGCGACGATCGAGCACTGGCCGCTGCTGACGCACCTCGACGTGCTCGTCGCCCTGGCGCGCGGGCGCACCCCCGCAGCGCACGCCGTGCTCTCCAATGCGCTGCGCACCCAGCAGGCCCGTCACGCGACGTCCGAGTTGACGCTGAGCAGGTTGCGGCACACGCGCGCTCTCGTGCTGCTCGCGGCGGGAGATGCCGCCGGGGCGGAACGGGTCGTCGCGAAGGACAAGGACCCCGTGCGGCGCGGGGTGAGCCTCGGACGCATCGCATTGGCCGCCGGTGACGTGGAAGGCGCCGTGCGCCTGCTGCAGGCATCGGCGGGCATGGCCGCATCCGCTCGTATCGAGACGGAGCACCTCGCGCTCACCGTGGGCGCGCTCGCCCTGGGGGCAGCCGATCAGGACGGGGCCCGGCGTACGCTCGGCCGTCTCGTGGCGGTGCTCGATCAGCGTGGCCTTCTCGTGCCGCTCGCGATGGTGCCGGCCAACGCGCTCGATGCCATGGCTGAGATCGCGGTCGACCCGCGTGCGCGGGAGCTGATCGCGCGTGCGCGGCGGATCTGCATGGTCCCGGCCACCCGTCGTCGTGTGCAGCTGACCCCGCGCGAGATCGCGGTGGCGGACGAGCTGACCCGCAGTGAGACGGTCGCCGAGATCGCGGCCGCATTGGTGGTCTCGCCGAACACCGTGAAGTCGCAGCTGCGCAGTCTCTACCGCAAGCTCGGTGTCAGCTCGCGCGCCGATGCCCTTCGTGCGCTCGCAGCGCTGGATCTTCGGGGGCAGGAGCGCTGA